A part of Jiangella alba genomic DNA contains:
- the fdhD gene encoding formate dehydrogenase accessory sulfurtransferase FdhD produces the protein MGQMTTRRPVLRLRPGRSAQRPDTLAVEEPLLVRVGERILTSTMRTPGHDFDLIAGWLVAEGAVTDRTDVAGMKECVDEQNTIEVTLAHGVEPPRARAFETTSACGVCGADRVVDVRASLRWRLADDPTRVDVGVLSTLPDRMRAEQRVFDRTGGLHAAGLFTTTGSVVTVREDVGRHNAVDKVIGSALMGGLLPLSGHVLQVSGRASFELVQKAAAAGLPVLAAVSAPSSLAVDLADECGLTLVGFVRGGGMNVYTHPERVRVAV, from the coding sequence ATGGGGCAGATGACGACTCGACGGCCGGTGCTCCGGCTGCGGCCCGGCCGTTCGGCACAGCGCCCCGACACCCTGGCGGTCGAGGAGCCGTTGCTGGTCCGGGTCGGCGAGCGCATCCTCACCTCCACCATGCGCACCCCCGGCCACGACTTCGACCTCATCGCCGGCTGGCTGGTCGCCGAGGGCGCCGTCACCGACCGCACCGACGTCGCGGGCATGAAGGAGTGCGTCGACGAGCAGAACACCATCGAGGTGACGCTCGCCCACGGGGTCGAGCCGCCGCGGGCCCGCGCGTTCGAGACCACCAGCGCCTGCGGCGTCTGCGGCGCCGACCGCGTGGTCGACGTGCGCGCCTCGCTGCGCTGGCGGCTGGCCGACGACCCCACCCGCGTCGACGTCGGGGTCCTGTCCACGCTGCCCGACCGCATGCGCGCCGAGCAGCGGGTGTTCGACCGCACCGGCGGGCTGCACGCCGCCGGCCTGTTCACCACCACGGGGTCGGTGGTCACGGTCCGCGAGGACGTCGGCCGGCACAACGCCGTCGACAAGGTCATCGGGTCGGCGCTGATGGGCGGGTTGCTGCCGCTGTCGGGGCACGTGCTGCAGGTCAGCGGGCGGGCGTCGTTCGAGCTGGTGCAGAAGGCGGCCGCGGCCGGGCTGCCGGTGCTGGCCGCCGTCTCGGCGCCGTCCAGCCTCGCCGTCGACCTCGCCGACGAGTGCGGGCTGACGCTGGTC
- a CDS encoding FdhF/YdeP family oxidoreductase: MTTRAPRDDNDEAELRVSRPATSAAGVPGVVHGLAAVLEQSGVRRGAKALRLVNQQKGFDCPGCAWPEPGKPHLAEFCENGAKAVAEETTVRRVDAAFFAEHTVAELAGRTDHWLGQQGRLTEPMLRDTGDTHYRPIGWDAAFGIVADALTGLDSPDDAVFYTSGRTSNEAAFLYQLFARALGTNNLPDCSNMCHESSGAALSETIGVGKGSVSLTDITDHADLIVIVGQNPGTNHPRMLTSLEEAKRRGARIVAINPLPEAGLQTFKNPQKARGVVGKGTLLSDLFLQVRLGGDLAFFQAVNRMLVDADAVDHAFVDQYTTGYDDAVAAWQALDWDDVATATGLPREALEAFVDEVRRADSVIVCWAMGLTQHKKAVPTIREIVNFLLLRGNIGRPGAGACPVRGHSNVQGDRTMGIWEKAPAAFLDALESEFGFSVPRRHGHDTVESIRAMRDGRVGVFMAMGGNFAAATPDSEVTAAALQSVPLTVHVSTKLNRSHALPGRRSLILPCLGRTERDVQAGGEQFVTVEDSMSAVHASRGTLKPASAELRSEVAIICGLAERVFGGDSGVPWRAFASDYTAVRSRIARVVPGFDDYEAKVAVPGGFVLPHPPRDSRSFPTASGKAQFSVNELEVLRLPPGRLILQTVRSHDQFNTTIYGLDDRYRGIRDGRRVVFVNPSDLAALGFADGAMVDVVSEWTDGDRRAPSFRVVAYPTAPGCAAAYFPETNVLVPLDHTAEVSNTPASKSVVVRLEPATS; encoded by the coding sequence ATGACCACACGGGCGCCGCGAGACGACAACGACGAGGCCGAACTGCGCGTGAGCCGGCCGGCCACCAGTGCGGCCGGGGTGCCCGGCGTCGTGCACGGCCTGGCCGCCGTGCTCGAGCAGTCCGGCGTGCGCCGCGGCGCCAAGGCACTGCGGCTGGTCAACCAGCAGAAGGGCTTCGACTGCCCGGGCTGCGCGTGGCCCGAGCCGGGCAAGCCGCACCTGGCCGAGTTCTGCGAGAACGGCGCGAAGGCCGTCGCCGAGGAGACCACCGTCCGCCGCGTCGACGCCGCGTTCTTCGCCGAGCACACCGTCGCCGAGCTGGCCGGGCGCACCGACCACTGGCTGGGCCAGCAGGGCCGGCTCACCGAGCCGATGCTGCGCGACACCGGCGACACCCACTACCGGCCGATCGGCTGGGACGCCGCGTTCGGCATCGTCGCCGACGCGCTGACCGGCCTCGACAGCCCCGACGACGCCGTCTTCTACACGTCCGGGCGCACCAGCAACGAGGCCGCGTTCCTGTACCAGTTGTTCGCCCGCGCGCTCGGCACGAACAACCTGCCCGACTGCTCCAACATGTGCCACGAGTCGTCCGGCGCCGCGCTGTCCGAGACCATCGGCGTCGGCAAGGGCAGCGTGTCGCTCACCGACATCACCGACCACGCCGACCTCATCGTCATCGTCGGGCAGAACCCGGGCACCAACCACCCGCGCATGCTCACGTCGCTGGAAGAGGCGAAGCGGCGCGGCGCGCGCATCGTCGCGATCAACCCGCTGCCCGAGGCCGGCCTGCAGACGTTCAAGAACCCGCAGAAGGCGCGCGGCGTGGTGGGCAAGGGCACGCTGCTGTCCGACCTGTTCCTGCAGGTGCGCCTCGGCGGCGACCTCGCGTTCTTCCAGGCGGTCAACCGCATGCTGGTCGACGCCGACGCGGTCGACCACGCGTTCGTCGACCAGTACACCACCGGCTACGACGACGCCGTCGCGGCCTGGCAGGCGCTCGACTGGGACGACGTCGCCACCGCCACCGGGCTGCCGCGTGAGGCGCTGGAGGCGTTCGTCGACGAGGTGCGGCGCGCCGACAGCGTCATCGTCTGCTGGGCCATGGGCCTGACGCAGCACAAGAAGGCCGTCCCGACCATCCGCGAGATCGTCAACTTCCTGCTGCTGCGCGGCAACATCGGCCGTCCGGGCGCCGGCGCGTGCCCCGTCCGCGGGCACAGCAACGTGCAGGGCGACCGCACCATGGGCATCTGGGAGAAGGCGCCGGCCGCGTTCCTCGACGCGCTCGAGTCCGAGTTCGGGTTCAGCGTGCCGCGGCGGCACGGCCACGACACCGTCGAGTCCATCCGGGCCATGCGCGACGGCCGGGTCGGCGTGTTCATGGCCATGGGCGGAAACTTCGCCGCGGCCACCCCCGACAGCGAGGTCACGGCGGCCGCGCTGCAGTCGGTGCCGCTGACGGTGCACGTGTCGACGAAGCTGAACCGGTCGCACGCGCTGCCGGGCCGGCGCTCGCTGATCCTGCCGTGCCTGGGCCGCACGGAGCGCGACGTGCAGGCCGGCGGCGAGCAGTTCGTCACCGTCGAGGACTCCATGAGCGCGGTGCACGCGTCGCGTGGCACGCTGAAGCCCGCGTCCGCCGAGCTGCGCAGCGAGGTCGCCATCATCTGCGGCCTGGCCGAGCGGGTGTTCGGCGGCGACTCCGGCGTCCCGTGGCGCGCGTTCGCGTCCGACTACACGGCGGTGCGCTCGCGCATCGCCCGGGTCGTGCCCGGCTTCGACGACTACGAGGCCAAGGTGGCGGTGCCCGGTGGGTTCGTGCTGCCGCACCCGCCGCGCGACTCCCGGTCCTTCCCGACGGCCAGCGGCAAGGCCCAGTTCAGCGTCAACGAGCTCGAGGTGCTGCGGCTGCCGCCGGGCCGGCTGATCCTGCAGACGGTCCGCTCGCACGACCAGTTCAACACCACCATCTACGGCCTCGACGACCGCTACCGCGGCATCCGCGACGGCCGCCGGGTGGTGTTCGTGAACCCGTCCGACCTCGCGGCGCTCGGGTTCGCCGACGGCGCCATGGTCGACGTCGTCAGCGAGTGGACCGACGGCGACCGCCGGGCGCCGTCGTTCCGGGTGGTGGCGTACCCGACGGCGCCGGGCTGCGCGGCCGCGTACTTCCCCGAGACCAACGTGCTGGTGCCGCTCGACCACACCGCCGAGGTCAGCAACACGCCGGCGTCGAAGTCGGTGGTCGTCAGGCTGGAGCCGGCGACGTCCTGA
- a CDS encoding winged helix-turn-helix transcriptional regulator: MTRTYGEGCPIALSLDIVGERWALLVVRELRLGPRRYRDLQAALPGITPAVLSKRLKELEEYGVLHRRELPPPAAAKVYELTEWGAGLEPVFQALARWGVRSPVLPLTGEVSADSVMLGLRTFFAELPAADWSATYEVTLDRDVYRLRVEAGRLTELARGPAAAAPDVLVRATKAAWQAVLDGADPLDAAVAAGRLSVTGDVEELRRLVAAPRKIRTSPAPA, from the coding sequence GTGACCCGGACCTACGGCGAGGGCTGCCCGATCGCCCTGTCGCTCGACATCGTCGGCGAGCGCTGGGCCCTGCTCGTCGTGCGTGAGCTGCGGCTGGGCCCACGCCGCTACCGCGACCTGCAGGCGGCGCTGCCCGGTATCACCCCGGCCGTGCTGTCGAAGCGGCTCAAGGAGCTGGAGGAGTACGGCGTGCTGCACCGCCGCGAGCTGCCGCCGCCCGCCGCGGCCAAGGTCTACGAGCTCACGGAGTGGGGCGCGGGCCTCGAGCCGGTGTTCCAGGCGCTGGCCCGCTGGGGCGTCCGCTCGCCGGTGCTGCCGCTGACCGGCGAGGTCAGCGCCGACTCCGTCATGCTCGGGCTGCGCACGTTCTTCGCCGAGCTCCCGGCGGCGGACTGGTCGGCGACGTACGAGGTCACGCTCGACCGCGACGTCTACCGGCTGCGGGTCGAGGCCGGCCGGCTGACGGAGCTGGCCCGCGGCCCGGCGGCGGCCGCGCCCGACGTCCTGGTCCGGGCGACGAAGGCGGCCTGGCAGGCGGTGCTCGACGGCGCCGACCCGCTCGACGCCGCCGTCGCGGCCGGCCGGCTCTCCGTCACCGGCGACGTCGAGGAGCTGCGCCGCCTGGTGGCCGCGCCGCGCAAGATCAGGACGTCGCCGGCTCCAGCCTGA
- a CDS encoding alpha/beta fold hydrolase, with protein sequence MTERMIQAGDAQLCAEAFGSPDDPAILLIGGAAASMDYWEDEFCSRLAGEGRFVIRYDLRDTGRSTGYPAGSPGYTGADLVTDALAVLDGYGITAAHLYGISMGAGIAQTLGVLHPERVLSLTLQSTSPAGPGGPDRPDLPPMSPQLAELFASEAPPPDWSDRDAAVEAMIEGLRPFDGALPPDLAEERAVVTRMYDRTADVAASQTNHWILEGGELDRGRLAEITAPTLVLHGTADPLLPFPHGEALAREIPGARLVALEGMGHQYPPRAVWDTVATEIVAHTAP encoded by the coding sequence ATGACCGAGCGGATGATCCAGGCCGGCGACGCGCAGCTGTGCGCCGAGGCGTTCGGGTCGCCGGACGACCCGGCGATCCTGCTGATCGGCGGCGCGGCCGCCTCGATGGACTACTGGGAGGACGAGTTCTGCTCGCGCCTGGCGGGCGAGGGCCGATTCGTCATCCGCTACGACCTGCGCGACACCGGCCGGTCCACCGGCTACCCCGCGGGGTCGCCCGGCTACACCGGGGCCGACCTCGTGACGGACGCGCTGGCGGTGCTCGACGGATACGGCATCACCGCCGCGCACCTCTACGGCATCTCGATGGGCGCCGGCATCGCGCAGACGCTGGGCGTGCTGCACCCGGAACGGGTGCTGTCGCTGACGTTGCAGTCGACCAGCCCGGCCGGCCCCGGCGGACCGGACCGCCCCGATCTGCCGCCGATGTCGCCGCAGCTCGCCGAGTTGTTCGCGTCCGAGGCCCCGCCGCCGGACTGGTCCGACCGCGACGCCGCCGTCGAGGCGATGATCGAGGGCCTGCGGCCGTTCGACGGCGCCCTGCCGCCCGACCTCGCGGAGGAGCGCGCCGTCGTCACCCGCATGTACGACCGCACCGCGGACGTCGCGGCCAGCCAGACCAACCACTGGATCCTGGAGGGCGGCGAGCTGGACCGCGGCCGGCTGGCCGAGATCACCGCGCCGACGCTGGTGCTGCACGGCACCGCCGACCCGCTGCTGCCGTTCCCGCACGGCGAGGCGCTGGCCCGCGAGATCCCCGGCGCCCGGCTGGTCGCGCTCGAGGGGATGGGCCACCAGTACCCGCCGCGTGCCGTCTGGGACACCGTCGCCACCGAGATCGTCGCCCACACCGCGCCGTGA